The genomic region ATACAAACTCAAGCGGGGCAATTCGGAGGTTTCGTCCCCCATTTCTGCGGGTAAGGCGCCCGTTTTCTCAATTTTGCCCTTGACTAAAATATCGCTAAATTCAGTATTGAGCTGTTCGACGGCTTCGTCGGAGAGTTCGGATTTGAGGCGGATGACGAATAAATCTTTAACGTAACGACTGGAATGGTAGACGCGGTAAAATTTGCGAATCGTGTCGCACGCCACGTCTAAATCGTCGGTGACGGTGTAGATGTTGCAGTCTTCGGAGCCGATCAAGCCCCGTTTTAAGAGGTGCTTGCGGATATAGGCATCCCAATCTTTCCAATAGTCTCCGCCGGGGGCGTCGATCAGTAAGATGGGAGAAGGGCCGTAGCGTCCGGTTTGCCCCAACGTCAAGCATTCAAAGGCTTCGTCTTGGGTGCCGAACCCGCCGGGAAACAGGGCGATCGCGTCGCTCTCGCGCAGGAAAAAGAGCTTGCGGGTAAAGAAATACTTGAATTCGATCAGTTTGTTGTCCGTGTCGATATAAGGATTGGCATCTTGCTCGAAGGGTAATTGGATGTTGAGTCCGAAGGAGTGACCTTTTCCGGCCCCTTCGTTCCCCGCTTGCATGATGCCGCCTCCGGCGCCCGTCATCACCATGAATCCCTGTCCGACCAGACGGCGGGCAAAATCGCGAGCCATCTGGTATTCCGGGGTATTTGGTTCGATGCGGGCCGAGCCGAATACGGTGATTTTGCGAACGTGGCGGTAGGGGTAGAAAATTTGGAAACCGCTTTCGAGGTCTTGGATCGAAGCGCTCAAAATTTTCCAGTCGAGGCGATCGATGTCTTCCGAGGCGATCCGGACGAGGCTGGCGAGCGATCGCCCGATCCATTTTTTATGCTTCAAACTGGGCAGATCTTCAATCAAGCGTTTGAGATCTGCCTCAAGGGTGTCGAGTTCGTCAAAATAAAGCGATTGAGCCATAAACCTGTCCGAGGCTGCATTTTGATTTTAGCGAAAAGCGATCCCCAACGGGGATCGGTCGGCTTGGGAGCGGGCGATCGCCTCGCTTTCGTCCATAAAAAATCCCGTCCTAGCACGCACACCAGGGCGGGAAAACCAATGGCGATCCCCGAGCAGACGCCCACCATACCAAACTGAGCAACTGAGCCGGGGTCTACAGGAAAAGCGTTCCTGAGAAGGGAAATGTCCGTGGGGCGAACGATCCCTGGAAACTTAAATAGCTCGCCAATACGCCCGACAGGCTGAGTTGGGTAGAGTGTAGCAATTGACAAACAGGGATAGAACTCTATTTATCGAGATATTTTTCTAGAGTATTGGCCAGCGTTGTTTTTGGAACGGCACCGACAACCATATCGACCCGTTGACCGCCTTTGAAAATCATCAGGGTCGGAATACTGCGGATCCCGTACTGACTGGCGACATTGGGATTTTCATCGGTATTGACTTTGACAACCTTCACCTGACCGTCGTACTGTTGGGCGATTTCATCGACCACTGGAGCTACCATCCTACACGGACCGCACCAGGGCGCCCAAAAATCAACCAAAACAGGTAGGTTGCTCTCAAGCACTTCTTGTTTAAAACTAGAGTCTGTAACTTGTGCGGCTGCTGACATGCCTTTGAATCCTTTACTATAGGGTTTCTAAGAGATTGACACTCCCTGCTCTCAAGAGACGGGGATTGTGGGTTCGCCGATTTAACTAGCTCGGACGGGTGATGTCTGACCGCCGTTGAGGCGAGATCTCACCCCGGGTGAATGTAGACGAATCCCGGCCCTACTTAGTTGGAGGGGGTGGGTCGCACGCGATCGCCCGAAGGGTTCTTCTGCGAGGAAGCGTTCGGGTCTAGCTCCAACCCACCGCAGACGGGCGCGGTTGAGATCTCGATCCGACCGTGACGGATACGAGCTTTGACAATCGGCAGGTCGAACTACCCCCCGGTTTTGCCTTCCATCCGCGAGCTGGCGCTACACGGACTTCGAGTTCCCGTCCTTTCTCCCTTGACATACTCCCCCGCTTAGGAGGCGGGGAATTCTCCGGTCAAACAGCAACCGCAGGCAAAGCCCGTCTTACGTTGCCTCCCGGTTCGGCGGCTGATGCCCTAACCGCCTTGATAAGAACTATAGTGCCATGGGGCGACTGAATTGATTCAGTCTCGCGCCGAGCTCCTCCGTTTTCTCAACGGGGGCTTTACGAGAGCACTTCGTAATTTTACCATCTCTGCGAGCAAAGCCTTCTGATATCAGGCATTGGCTTCCAAAATAGCGGCGAGGCGTCGGACACGGAGATCGCCGATGGCCACAAAAGGAACCGCCCGAACAGAAGTCCGGGCGGAGTGTGGTGTGAGGAGTGAACGGAAACATGCGTCTCCGCTATATTCTATTCTAAGCTACAGATCGCTGTCATGCTTGGAATTCGCCTTAAACTTTTTCAAAGAATCGGCGATCGCCTGACATTTGCCTGACATTTGCCTGACATTTGCCCGACATTTACCCGGCCTTTATTTACCCATTCCTAATTGTTGGGCTTTCTGATAGACCTTCCCTTCCGTGAGTAGTGAAGGGGCGATCGCAACTTCAACTTGTTGCATTTCGCGCAGGTTTTTCGCGCCCAAGGTTCCCATACTCGTCTTGAGGGCGCCGAGGAGATTGTGGGTGCCGTCGTCGAGTCGCGCCGGACCGCGCAAGATTTCTTCGAGGGTTCCGGTAGTCCCGACCCGAATGCGCGTCCCGCGAGGCAGAACCGGACTCGGCGTGGCCATCCCCCAGTGATAGCCTCGTCCGGGGGCTTCAGCCGCTCTAGCAAAGGGAGAGCCGATCATGACGCCATCGGCGCCGGAAGCAATGCACTTGCAAATATCGCCTCCAGTAATCAAGCCGCCGTCGGCGATCACCGGGACGTAGCGACCCGTTTCGCGATGGAAGTCTTCTCGTGCTGCCGCGCAGTCGGCGACGGCGGT from Oxynema aestuarii AP17 harbors:
- the trxA gene encoding thioredoxin — encoded protein: MSAAAQVTDSSFKQEVLESNLPVLVDFWAPWCGPCRMVAPVVDEIAQQYDGQVKVVKVNTDENPNVASQYGIRSIPTLMIFKGGQRVDMVVGAVPKTTLANTLEKYLDK
- a CDS encoding LOG family protein, with protein sequence MAQSLYFDELDTLEADLKRLIEDLPSLKHKKWIGRSLASLVRIASEDIDRLDWKILSASIQDLESGFQIFYPYRHVRKITVFGSARIEPNTPEYQMARDFARRLVGQGFMVMTGAGGGIMQAGNEGAGKGHSFGLNIQLPFEQDANPYIDTDNKLIEFKYFFTRKLFFLRESDAIALFPGGFGTQDEAFECLTLGQTGRYGPSPILLIDAPGGDYWKDWDAYIRKHLLKRGLIGSEDCNIYTVTDDLDVACDTIRKFYRVYHSSRYVKDLFVIRLKSELSDEAVEQLNTEFSDILVKGKIEKTGALPAEMGDETSELPRLSLYFNRRDAGRLYQFIHRIDELAVADSEELLHPERK